From the genome of Deltaproteobacteria bacterium:
GCCACAGGAAGTCGCGAACGACCTCGATGCGCACGCCGCGTACGCGCAGGTCCACCGCGCGGCCGTGAAAGTGTTTGGAGTTCTTCACGCCGTAGGGCGGCGAGCGGTATCCGGAGACGATCTCGATCGTGTGCCCGGGGAATCGGCGCTGAATCTCCGCCAGGATGCGGAGCACCTGCGGATGAATGCGATGGCGCTTTCCCGTGCGGCGACACCGCATGAACCGGCGGATGGCGCGAGCCGTGG
Proteins encoded in this window:
- a CDS encoding DUF882 domain-containing protein — encoded protein: MRCRRTGKRHRIHPQVLRILAEIQRRFPGHTIEIVSGYRSPPYGVKNSKHFHGRAVDLRVRGVRIEVVRDFLWRTHDHVGVGYYRGQNFVHVDWRPGYKKMAWTSPRRGAAYRYHPKWSRL